The genomic stretch AAAACGGCAGGTCGGGTGCGCCTCCCGCGACTTCGGCCATCGTCTCAACAAGCATCGCCACGTCAGCAACTTTAAAGTAGGACGGACAGGTTGCCGAGATCACGTCCGCACCAATTGCCTGAGCGTGTTCGGCAAGCTGACACGCCTCATGCACACTGTTGTGCCCCACTTGCACAATCACGGGGATATGTTTCGCTGTCGCTTCCACGTACGCACTTGCCACGGCTCGGCGCTCATCACTCGTTAGCGACATTCCTTCGCCCGTGCTTCCGCAGACGTACAGACCCGAGACTCCTTGGGAAAGCAAATAGTCGACCATCTGTGGGATGGCGCTAAGGTTTACGTCACCCCCATCATTAAGTGGCGTATAGGTTGCTGCGATGAGTCCGCTTAAAGTGGTTGTCGTCATCGGAGTCCTTGAATTGCGAGTGAATTCAGCATGTGATGGGTTGGTCTCAAGTTGTAGACGAGTATCGTAGTGCAGGCTGCCAGCCTGCAATCACAGGCTGGCAGCCTGTGCTACGGAAGCCATGCCGATGTGTCGCCATCGAGCAGCAATCGGTCGTGACATGAACTCCAATACCAGTCCTGGTGACGAGTCACCAAGCCGGCACTCACGGGATTGCCGCGAATGTAAAACACAATCCGTTCCAATTCCTCGTCATCTCGGACCCAATGATCGTAGGATTCCGGTTGCCAGAACGTGCCGGTACGTTTCATCACTTTGTTGGCTTGATTTGCTGTATAGCTTTTCAGACTGTGCATGATTCTCGACAAGGGGCTGCCGGCGTCGGGAGTCTCCCCGACCGTGTGTTCTTCTTCATTAGAATGCTTCACTAATTCGAGCGGACACGGCGTGAACAAGACGTGGACGTGGTTAGGCATAATACAGTAGGCGTGAAGATGGTATTTGCTGCTATCGTGATGGTACAGATTTTGTCGCAGTATCGAAGCGATTCGGGGATCTCGTAGCCAGTCGATATCCGACATCTGATCCAGATGTTTTTCGTATGCAGCGAACAGGAGTTTGTTAACGTACCCGCGGTATCCGTCGTCGGGGCAATCCGGTGGCCTAGCGAGGAGTTGCTGTTTACGTTCTCTCAATTCCTTAATCACGGAGATCGGAAGCGTGCCCGCAATTCGATAGGTAACGAAATAAGCCGCACCGGAGACATACCAATGCGGCAACGCTCGCTTGTGAATGATCTCCATGGTTTTACCTCGTAGTGCAGGCTGCAAGAGTGCATCATACTACTGAAACAACTGTTAGCAATCACAGGCTGGCAGCCTGTGCTACATCAATACACTGAAGGGAATGACAATCAGTCTTTCTTCCCTGTTGGCAGCTTCGTAAAAGCAGAGCAGACAGGTTTGATCTGCTGAGACCTGCAGAACCGAATAGGCAAATGCTCCAGGAATGACCTTCACGATCTGCCAAGTCTGGCCGTTGTCCTTCGAGACCACGATCTGTCCGTTTTCGCGACCCGTGTTCGAGGGGAACGACGCCCACAAATCCCAGGATCCGTCCGCCTTCACGGGCCCCTTAACCACAGAACCCATACACGCGACCGAGGGCAAGCCTTGATCGATGTTCAGTGGGCCCCATGTTGCGCCGCCGTCACGACTGATTGCCTTTTTGCGAAAATTCACGCCCTCCTGATTGCGACTGATCAAAACGATATCGCCATTGGCGGCTTCGGCGACCTGACATTCGTTCGGAAATCCTTTGCCACTTTCGTCCTTTAGCGGTTCGGTTCGCTTCCACGTTTCCCCGTTGTCATCGCTGTACGCGACGACAACCTGCCACTGACGCTCTCCGTCGATTTCTTCTGGCAACGCTCCCCAAAGTCCCGTAATCACTCTGCCCTTGTGTGGCCCTTTCGACAATTGAATCATCGCGCCGGGAGTGTTCACATTGACGAGGTGCGGTGGTTTGACTTGTCGACTGATGTCAACTGGCTTGCTCCAAGTCAAACCATCGTCGTCGCTGTGACAAAGGAAGGTCAGGACGTTCGTCGTCGGGTCGTCGTATCCGAGATCAGCCACCTTGATCCAACCTGCGTTTCTCGCGTGCCTGCCGTAAGGAAAACGGGCGAACATCAATAAAATGCGACCATTGTCAAGTTGCACCGTCAACGGATCGTTGATCGAATGCATGCCATCTTCAAAGGCAACGATCTCATCGCTCCATGACTTGCCGTTGTCGGTGCTGCGTTTCAGGACGATGTCATTTTGAGCATGATCGTGCAGGCCGAGTCGCCGTTCCGTGAACGCTAAAATGCTTCCCTTTTTCGTGACCACCAAAGACGGAATTCGATATCCGTACGCCTTCGCGTCTTTCGCATGACCTTCGAGAGGAACACCCTCAGGGATGACTCGCATCTGGAAAACGATTCGCGTGGAAGTTGGTTCATCAGCTGATCCATTGATGCAACAACATGCAAGGCCGGTGAAGGCCAGAAGATAAAGGCGTTTCATGGGTTAGGATCCTAAGATTTACGTGGCCCAGTTCGCCGACTGAAGCGAACCCAATTGCGATCCGTGTTATCCGATGTTATAACATAAAGGTGCCCAGTCCGCCTTGCAAGCCTTCAACGAATTCGACATGGAACAAACACTCGCCGAAAAATCGTACGATTACATCCGGGGTAAACTCGCGAGCCACGACCTGCCGCCGGGGAAGCGATTGGTCAATCGTGTTCTGGCCAGCGAGATTGGCGTTAGCGTGATACCCGTTCGTGAGGCCATTCATCGTTTGGCCAGCGAAGGATTTGTCGACCATGTCCCGGGCAGCGGCGCGTTCGTCCGAAAGACCGATCCTCAGGATATCGACGATCTCTACGTTTTGCGCGACGCACTGGAAAGCTGTGCAGCTGGCGAGGCCGCGCGGTACATCACCGACCATCAGCTGGACGAATTGGAGTCAATTCTGAGCAAAGCCGAAGAGATCGCCCAACAAATCTCCAAGAGGCCAAAGCAGCACGCAACCAAAATACAAATGAACGCGTGGTTGGACACCGAGCGAAGTTTCCACCAGCTCGTGTTTGAGGCTGCTCGAAATCAACTACTGGCGAAAGTTGCTCGAGAGCAGCGGGCAATCGGTCAGATTTTCGACGCCCAGCGCGATGACCCTCAGCTTTTGACATCTGATGTGGCGCTGACGACGATTTCAGGGAAACGCCAACTCATTGATGCGCTCCGACAACGAAATCACGAGAAAGCCCGGAAGCTGATGAGCCAGCAAATCCAGCGTGGCCGCAAGGAGGTGCTGAGGCACCTCAGGACGACGGCGAAGCAATAAAGGTTCGAAATCCGGCTAAGGAGCAATTCGGGCTGGGAATCTCTCGGTCTGCGATGTCGACAGTGGCCCCCAGAGTGCGCCGCTGCGCGTCGACCCTGGGCTCTGGAATTTAACCGCTTCGCGGTAAATAGAATTCCGAAACTTATTTACCGAACGTCCCTCGCGGTAAACGGAGTGCCGAAACTTATTTGACGCACGCCCCAACGGATTAACCAACCTTCCAATCGGTGCCAAGAGTCTCGTTTCGGCACCATCGTCGCAGGCAGCAAGGAGCCAACGAAAAAACACCTCCAAAAACACGAAGTTTTTGAAGGTGTTTTTGTTGTAGCGGAGGACACGGGACTCGAACCCGCAACCCCATAAGGGGCAATTGATTTCGAATCAACCTGCTTGCCAATTCGCTTATCCTCCGAACTCAACCTTTATATTCGCTTGATGGGGCGTTGCCGTCAAGAGTGGGGCAAATTCGCTGGTGCGACGACGATCCGATCGACGCTCGAAACCGCTTGAATCTGTCGAAGCTGGTCCGCGATCCTTGGTTCCTCCGTCAATAGCTTCTCGATTTCCGCCGCCCTTGGGTGACCGTTGGAAACTCGCAACTTCGCATCTTCGCCGACACTGACCTCGACCGGTGGGTTCACGTCGATTCCGGCTGCCGACAAACACGATCGAATCGTGTTGCCGACATTCTCGATCATCGTTTGCAATTTGCCCTCACTGACCGGTTCCGACGACGGAGCTCGAAGCAGGTCGTCGAAACCCGTTGCGTGTTGGACATTTTGAGCCAATTCGCCCGCGAATCGGGTTGCGACGGATGCGGCTTTGAGTGCCAATCGGGCGGTGGTGAATGCAGAGGTCAATGTTGGTGCTCAGTTTTGAACCCATATTCTTTCAGCCAGGTTTCCCACTTGTGAGCTTCGTCGTGCGTGTCCAACTTCAATTCGTGCCATTTAGGGCATCGATACTTGACGTCAATGTGGCCACTGTGCTCCTCGCGTTTTAATTCGCAGCCGAGTTTTTTAAGTGTTTTCGCGATCGTGTCCGCTTTCTTTTCATCGTGAATGTGCTTGGCTTTCCACTCGGTCAACTGATAGCGAACAACCTCGTCCGCTGCGGACACCGCGGGAGCCAATGCGGGCGAGAGGGCAACGATGGCAGAAAATAGTAAGACTCGAAACATAGAGAATCCTATTGGAGGGTAAAATAAGCAACGATTTACGGAGCGTCATCGCAGCATGGAGCAAGTTGACGCTCGCAGACAAAAGGATCGCCGGTTAGCAAGAATTTGTCCGACGATGGATATAGAGAATTCGTCCTCGGCACGTCAAGGTGCGTCCGTCTTTGCGATCGTCGTCGTTTTTCGTAGGCTATTTGGTTGTGTCGTCTTTGCGTCAAACTTAATTTGGATCACTGCCACCTTGTCCGCTTCAAAATCCACACCGAACGTCCAACCCGCAATCGGCCCGAAAAGCGTCGCCGCATTCGAGCGTGCTTGCTCGTTGATGCCCGGCGGCGTCAACAGCCCGGCTCGAGCTTTTGGAGCGGTGGGGGGGTCGCCACTGTTCATCGAACGTGCTGCGGGCCCCCATTTGTTCGATCTCGATGGACGACGCTACCTCGATTACATCGGTTCCTGGGGCCCCATGATTCTCGGTCACGCTCATCCGGAAGTGGTTGAGGCGATTGTGGCGGCCACAAGGCGCGGGACCAGCTATGGGGCGCCGACGGAGGCCGAATCGGGGCTGGCTGAGCAAATTATCGAAGCGGTGCCGAGTATTGAACGAGTCCGTTTGGTCAACAGTGGCACCGAGGCAACGATGAGTGCTATCCGAGTGGCGCGGGGGGTGACGGGAAGAGAGAAGATCATCAAGTTCGCTGGAAACTACCACGGCCATGTCGACAGCTTATTGGTGGCGGCTGGCAGCAGTGCTGCGACCCTTGGCGTTCCCGATTCGCCCGGTGTGACCGACGGCGCCACACGGGATACCATTTTGTTGTCCTACAACGATGTTCAAGGACTAACGGAAACCTTCCAGCAACACGGCCAAAACATCGCGGCGCTGATCTTGGAACCGGTGGTCGGCAACATGGGCTGTGTGATCCCGACGCAAGACTTTCTGGCTGCAGCGAGATCTTTGACCGAAACCGCTGGGACCGTGTTGATCTTTGACGAGGTGATGACCGGATTTCGTGTTGCCTATGGCGGGGCGCAGCAGCGTTTTGGGATCACGCCGGACATGACCACCCTTGGAAAGATCGTTGGTGGTGGGATGCCGCTTGGGGCTTACGGTGGCCGTGCGTCGATCATGGACCAAGTCCTTCCGGCCGGAAAGATCTTTCAAGCTGGCACGCTGAGTGGCAACCCTGTTGCGGTTGCGGCCGGAAGCACGACCTTGCGGCTGTTGAAACAGAACCCGCCTTACGAGCAACTCGAGCGACTCGGAAACCGATTGGCCGAGGGCTTAGGCAAGGCGGCTAGCGACGCCGGGATCGAGCACCAGGTGCAACAGGTCGGCAGCATGATGACCTTGTTCTTTAACAAGCATCCCATCAACAACTGGGACGATGCGGATCGCAGCGATCGAGCCAAGTTCGCACAGTATTTTTGGGGCATGATCGAGAGGGGAATCTACATGCCCTGCAGCCAATTTGAAGCCCTGTTCTTCAGCCAAACGCACACCGAGGCGATGATCGATCAGACGATCATCGCGGCATCCGAGGTCCTCGCGGCGATCGAGTGAACCGTTTCTCAAGGCAGCAGCGACGGATTTTTTCGCCGCGAGCTAGCCGTAGAAGCACAAGTAGGCGGTGGGTTGCTTCACTTGCAGTTGAAACTTCTGGTTCGCGGCAACTCGGAATTCCGTTCCCGTCGGAAAGGACTTAAAACCGGCTTCGCCCGGCAATTTGACCCCCAGTTCTCCGCAAACGACCTTCATGCGTTCCTTCTCGCTGGTGCCAAACTCATAGTCGCCGGCTGCCATCACCCCCGCAGTCACGCGACCTTCGGAGTTTTCAAAACCGATCGATTTCACGTTGCCGTCAAAGTATTCGTTTACGTTCAAGGTCATGGATCAAATTGCTCACGTGTCGTGTCTTGTCTTGAGGAAAACGCCTCAGCCGTTTTGTGTTTCCGTTTCCATTTTATCGCGGAGTTCCTTGCAGGCATCGGATGGATTGCTGCAAAGCGAACAACTGACGCTGCCGTCTTCGTTCTTCTTGCCACCGAGGCCGCCGCACGATCCGCTGATCGATTTGCCGCCGAAGATTACACCGACTGCCATCGCTGAGATAATGATACCGAACCCGATCATCGTGACGATCAACGTTGGCATCAAACGCTGAAGCCATGGCCTCATTTCCTGGGCTCCCAAGGCGGAATCTTCGATCTCCGAAACGGGATCTTCGACAGCGTACTTTGCGAGTGACCCGGTGCCGACGCGACTAAACCGACGACCCTCACGGCGGATCATCAACACGTCCAAACCCTGCGATTGGGCTGCCGACAATCCCGCATCCGCGCCCAAAACATTGATTGCGGTGGCCCAGGCATCGGCTTTCATGCAGGTTTTAGCGATCACAGAGACCGAAGCCAAATCGTGTTCGATAGGTCGGCCGGACCGAGGGTCGATCGTGTGTGAGTAGCGTTTCCCCTCGACCTCAAAGAAAATGCGGTAATCCCCCGACGTTGCCATTGCTTCATCGGTTAACGGATGTGCCGCCGCCAAAGACAATCCATTGTTCGAAAGACCCGCGGTCGCTGGGTTTTCGATGCCGACTTTCCACGCGACACCGCCCTTATCACCGATGGTTCGCACTTCACCGCCAATCTCAACGAAAACATTCCTTGCTCCAGCATCCTTCAGGACGTTAATGACTCGGTCAACGCCGTGCCCTTTGGCGATCGACGACAAATCGACCTTCAGCGAAGGCGTTGCTTTTTTCAATGCGGGCGGATTGGTCCGAACCGATAAGTTTTGATAGCCAACCGATTCACGAAGCGTGGCGATCGTCGCAGCGTCGGGGACGGCGCGTGTCTTGGGGTCCGGCCCAAAACTCCAAAGGTTGACGAGCGGCCCGACCGTCACATCAAACGCCCCTTCGGTCGCCTTGGATACGTCGATTGCCGCCTCAACGACCTCCGCCGTCTGCGAACTCACTGGGAACCAATCGGTTGAATCCCAGCTATTAAAGCGGCTCAACTCCGACGACTTGAGGTAGGTCGACATTTGCGCATTGACCGATCGCAGTTCGGCATCGATCTCTGCGGCGATGTCCGCTTTCCATGCCGGCGGGTCAAAGACCTTGACCATGTAGGTTGTCCCCATGGTCCGGCCACGAAGGGTCAAGATTTTTGGCGGCTCGGCCTTGGCAATCGCTGTCACAAGGGACAGAAGCAAACACGCAGCCAACGAAAGCTTTCGAACGACCGTTAGGCTGGACATGGTCTAACCACCAAAATCGTCATAGGCAATGTTCTCTGGTTCGACGCCCAGATCATCAAGCATCTTGAACACAGCTTGATTCATCATGGGTGGACCACAAATGTAGTACTCAATGTCTTCTGGGGCCGGGTGTGTGCTAAGGTAGTTCTCCAAAAGCACTTGGTGAATGAATCCTCGGTATCCGGTCCAGTTGTCTTCGGGCAAAGGTTCCGACAGCGCGATGTTGAATTTGAAGTTCGGGAACTCTTTTTCGATTTCGCGGAAATGATCCACGTAGAACAATTCACGAGACGACCGGCCACCGTACCAGTAAGACACTTTACGATTTGTTTTTTGACGCTTGAACAGCTCAAAAATGTGGCTTCGCAGCGGAGCCATTCCCGCACCGCCACCGATGTAAACCATTTCCGATTCGGTGTCTTTGATGAAGAACTCGCCATACGGTCCGCTGATCGTTGCCTTATCACCTGGCTTCAAACCGAAAATCCAACTGCTCATTTTTCCCGGCGGAATGCCTTCGGGGGCGCGCGGCGGCGGTGATGCGACGCGGACGTTCAGCATGATGATGCCTTTCTCACCCGGATAGTTGGCCATCGAATAGGCACGCACGACCGGTTCGTCTACCTTGGACACGTAACGCCAGACGTCGTATTTGTCCCAATCTTCACGAAACCGGTCCTCGATGACGAAGTCCTTGTAGTTCACAACATGAGGCGGGCATTCAATTTGAATGTAGCCACCTGCTTTGAAGTCCACTTCGGCGCCTTCGGGAAGCTCTAAGACGAATTCTTTGATGAACGTCGCAACATTATGATTGCTGCGGACGGTGCACTCCCACTTCTGTGTATCAAAGGCCTCCGGTGGCACTTCGACGACCATGTCTTGTTTGACTGCAACTTGACAGCTCAACCGTTCACCTTCGGACGCTTCTTTTTTGCTGATATGGCCTTTCTCGGTCGCTAGGATTTCACCGCCCCCGGATTCGATCTTGACCTTACACTGAGCACAGGTGCCACCACCGCCGCATGCACTCGAAACAAACACACCCGCTTCGGCGAGCGCCCCAAGCAGTTTGCCGCCGGCTGGAACTTCAACTTCTTTCTGATGGTTGATCATGATCTTGACCGGTCCCGAAGCGACCAAGAAGGACTTTGCAAGCAGAATGACCAACACGAGTGCGAGCACCACAATCGTGAACATCGCGACGCCAAGGAAGACGGTGGAACCCATCAGTGAAAACTCGTCATGAAAATCGGATAAATGTTCGGTTAACGTTGGACGGGCGGGCGAAACTTCAACAGAACGCCGCCACCAAGTCCAAACGGTTCACTAAAGTTGTATACCGCCAAACGACATGAAAGCTAACGCCATCAAGCCGACGGTAATGAACGTAATGCCAAGTCCACGAAGTGGCGGAGGCACGTCGCTGTACTTCATCTTCTCACGAATGCCAGCCAAAGCGGCAATCGCTAGCGCCCAACCGACGCCGCTGCCAAGCCCGTAGAAACAGGCTTCAACAAAGTCGTATTTCCGCTGCTCCATGAACAACGACCCGCCCAGAATGGCGCAGTTCACCGTGATCAGGGGCAAGAAAATCCCTAAGGCGTTGTAGAGCGGTGGGAAGAACTTATCGAGCGTCATCTCCAAAATCTGAACCATCGCCGCGATGACTCCGATGTAGCTGATGAAACTGAGGAATTCCAAATTGACCGTGGAAAAATCGATCGTTGACGGATCGATCAGGCTATTCGCCCATACCAAGGCCCCTTTCTTCAGCAGAAACGAGTAAATCAGCTGATTGGCCGGCACCGTGATGGCTTGGATCACAATCACGGCGATGCCGAGCCCGATGGCCGTTTTGACATTCTTGCTGATCGCTAAGAACGTACACATGCCGAGAAAAAACGATAATGCGAGATTCTCAATAAAGATCGCTGTGATCAGAATGCTGAGATAGTGTTCAACCATGGAATTAAGCCTCTTCGATTTGTTCAGGCTTGAAAGCGCGAATGGCCCAGATCAAGAAACCGATCAGGAAGAACGCACTCGGAGGGAGTAACATCAAGTTGTTCGGGTTGTACCAACCACCGTTCCGCGTCAGCGGCAGGATTTCGATTCCGAACAGGGTACCGCTACCAAACAACTCTCGGAAAAATGCAACGACAAGCAATACCATGCCGTATCCGATGCCGTTGCCAATCCCATCCAAAAAGCTGATGGCGGGGCCATTCTTCATCGCAAACCCTTCTGCTCGACCCATCACGATGCAGTTGGTAATGATCAGTCCAACAAAGACCGACAATTGTTTGCTGATGTCGAACAGGTAAGCCTTCAAGAATTGATCAACCACGATGACCAAAGATGCGATCACCGTCATTTGTACGATGATCCGAATGCTGCTGGGAATGTAGTGGCGAATTGCACTGACCGCCAAGTTACTAAATGCGGTCACGAAGATGACCGCGACTGCCATCACGATCGACGTTTCCATCTTCGTCGTTACTGCCAAGGCACTACAGATCCCCAGGATTTGAAGTGCAATTGGATTGTTGTCGATGACCGGTCCAAACAGGACTTGTTTGATTTTCGGGGATGCCATGGCTATTTGTCTCCCTGATCAGGCTTGCTGTCAGCCGACTCGGCTGCGATTTGCTCTTTCAATTGGCCGAGAAAAGGCCCGTATCCATCATCACTTGCCCAGTAGCGAATCAAATTGGTGACCCCACGACTGGTAATGGTTGCACCGGACAATCCATCGACTGCATAGGGGTTTTCCGGAGGTGCCGGGCCCTTAAACACCAAGGAGGCTGGTTTGCCGCTCTCGTCGTAAAGCTTCTGACCCGACCATTCGGATTTCCAAGCTGGGTTGTCCACTTCGCCGCCAAGACCCGGGGTCTCGCCATGCTCATAAAAAGTCAGACCCTCGATCGTTCTTAGATCGCTCTTTAAAGCAAGGTAGCCGTAAAGCGTCGACCAAAGTCCTTTGCCGTAAACCGGTAGCACCACTTGTTGAATTCGATCGTCGCCTGGCTTCTTGACAAAGAACACGCGAGCGACTTTTTCGCGGCGTTGTTCCCCGAGATCATATTCGGGGTCTTCGATCGCAATGCTCATTTCCGGTTTATCAACCGCTTCACGAGGATCGTACTCTTCGATGTTCAACTCGGTGTTGTATTTACCGGTGCTAAGGTCCACCAATGCTTCGCTAACTCGCGAATACAGATCCGCGACTTGGCCGCGGGAAAGCCGATTTGCGGGCAACCCAAACTCGCCCATCGCCAAACCCGACGCATCGAGAATGTTGCGTTGGCGATCGAGCAGCTTGTTGGCTTCCTGTTTCGGTCGCAGCCGAACCGCCGCAGCGCTAACCGCTAAGGAGCAGACCACGCACAAGACCGCAGCGACGGCAATCGTGTAGAAAACTGAATCACGTTGTTGCATAGCGTGCGACCCTCCGTCGAACGTTAAAGTAAACCACAAAGTAATCGATCAATGGAGCGAATACATTTCCGAACAAGATCGCTAACATGATCCCTTCGGGGAACGCGGGATTGATCACGCGGATCAAAATGGTCATGAATCCGATCAATCCACCGTAAATCCATTTTCCCTTTTCGGTCATCGATGCGCTGACCGGATCG from Novipirellula artificiosorum encodes the following:
- a CDS encoding transposase — its product is MEIIHKRALPHWYVSGAAYFVTYRIAGTLPISVIKELRERKQQLLARPPDCPDDGYRGYVNKLLFAAYEKHLDQMSDIDWLRDPRIASILRQNLYHHDSSKYHLHAYCIMPNHVHVLFTPCPLELVKHSNEEEHTVGETPDAGSPLSRIMHSLKSYTANQANKVMKRTGTFWQPESYDHWVRDDEELERIVFYIRGNPVSAGLVTRHQDWYWSSCHDRLLLDGDTSAWLP
- a CDS encoding sialidase family protein, translated to MKRLYLLAFTGLACCCINGSADEPTSTRIVFQMRVIPEGVPLEGHAKDAKAYGYRIPSLVVTKKGSILAFTERRLGLHDHAQNDIVLKRSTDNGKSWSDEIVAFEDGMHSINDPLTVQLDNGRILLMFARFPYGRHARNAGWIKVADLGYDDPTTNVLTFLCHSDDDGLTWSKPVDISRQVKPPHLVNVNTPGAMIQLSKGPHKGRVITGLWGALPEEIDGERQWQVVVAYSDDNGETWKRTEPLKDESGKGFPNECQVAEAANGDIVLISRNQEGVNFRKKAISRDGGATWGPLNIDQGLPSVACMGSVVKGPVKADGSWDLWASFPSNTGRENGQIVVSKDNGQTWQIVKVIPGAFAYSVLQVSADQTCLLCFYEAANREERLIVIPFSVLM
- a CDS encoding GntR family transcriptional regulator, translated to MEQTLAEKSYDYIRGKLASHDLPPGKRLVNRVLASEIGVSVIPVREAIHRLASEGFVDHVPGSGAFVRKTDPQDIDDLYVLRDALESCAAGEAARYITDHQLDELESILSKAEEIAQQISKRPKQHATKIQMNAWLDTERSFHQLVFEAARNQLLAKVAREQRAIGQIFDAQRDDPQLLTSDVALTTISGKRQLIDALRQRNHEKARKLMSQQIQRGRKEVLRHLRTTAKQ
- the hemL gene encoding glutamate-1-semialdehyde 2,1-aminomutase, whose protein sequence is MSASKSTPNVQPAIGPKSVAAFERACSLMPGGVNSPARAFGAVGGSPLFIERAAGPHLFDLDGRRYLDYIGSWGPMILGHAHPEVVEAIVAATRRGTSYGAPTEAESGLAEQIIEAVPSIERVRLVNSGTEATMSAIRVARGVTGREKIIKFAGNYHGHVDSLLVAAGSSAATLGVPDSPGVTDGATRDTILLSYNDVQGLTETFQQHGQNIAALILEPVVGNMGCVIPTQDFLAAARSLTETAGTVLIFDEVMTGFRVAYGGAQQRFGITPDMTTLGKIVGGGMPLGAYGGRASIMDQVLPAGKIFQAGTLSGNPVAVAAGSTTLRLLKQNPPYEQLERLGNRLAEGLGKAASDAGIEHQVQQVGSMMTLFFNKHPINNWDDADRSDRAKFAQYFWGMIERGIYMPCSQFEALFFSQTHTEAMIDQTIIAASEVLAAIE
- the ppnP gene encoding pyrimidine/purine nucleoside phosphorylase, with protein sequence MTLNVNEYFDGNVKSIGFENSEGRVTAGVMAAGDYEFGTSEKERMKVVCGELGVKLPGEAGFKSFPTGTEFRVAANQKFQLQVKQPTAYLCFYG
- a CDS encoding FAD:protein FMN transferase — protein: MSSLTVVRKLSLAACLLLSLVTAIAKAEPPKILTLRGRTMGTTYMVKVFDPPAWKADIAAEIDAELRSVNAQMSTYLKSSELSRFNSWDSTDWFPVSSQTAEVVEAAIDVSKATEGAFDVTVGPLVNLWSFGPDPKTRAVPDAATIATLRESVGYQNLSVRTNPPALKKATPSLKVDLSSIAKGHGVDRVINVLKDAGARNVFVEIGGEVRTIGDKGGVAWKVGIENPATAGLSNNGLSLAAAHPLTDEAMATSGDYRIFFEVEGKRYSHTIDPRSGRPIEHDLASVSVIAKTCMKADAWATAINVLGADAGLSAAQSQGLDVLMIRREGRRFSRVGTGSLAKYAVEDPVSEIEDSALGAQEMRPWLQRLMPTLIVTMIGFGIIISAMAVGVIFGGKSISGSCGGLGGKKNEDGSVSCSLCSNPSDACKELRDKMETETQNG
- the nqrF gene encoding NADH:ubiquinone reductase (Na(+)-transporting) subunit F, producing MGSTVFLGVAMFTIVVLALVLVILLAKSFLVASGPVKIMINHQKEVEVPAGGKLLGALAEAGVFVSSACGGGGTCAQCKVKIESGGGEILATEKGHISKKEASEGERLSCQVAVKQDMVVEVPPEAFDTQKWECTVRSNHNVATFIKEFVLELPEGAEVDFKAGGYIQIECPPHVVNYKDFVIEDRFREDWDKYDVWRYVSKVDEPVVRAYSMANYPGEKGIIMLNVRVASPPPRAPEGIPPGKMSSWIFGLKPGDKATISGPYGEFFIKDTESEMVYIGGGAGMAPLRSHIFELFKRQKTNRKVSYWYGGRSSRELFYVDHFREIEKEFPNFKFNIALSEPLPEDNWTGYRGFIHQVLLENYLSTHPAPEDIEYYICGPPMMNQAVFKMLDDLGVEPENIAYDDFGG
- the nqrE gene encoding NADH:ubiquinone reductase (Na(+)-transporting) subunit E, with protein sequence MVEHYLSILITAIFIENLALSFFLGMCTFLAISKNVKTAIGLGIAVIVIQAITVPANQLIYSFLLKKGALVWANSLIDPSTIDFSTVNLEFLSFISYIGVIAAMVQILEMTLDKFFPPLYNALGIFLPLITVNCAILGGSLFMEQRKYDFVEACFYGLGSGVGWALAIAALAGIREKMKYSDVPPPLRGLGITFITVGLMALAFMSFGGIQL
- a CDS encoding NADH:ubiquinone reductase (Na(+)-transporting) subunit D — translated: MASPKIKQVLFGPVIDNNPIALQILGICSALAVTTKMETSIVMAVAVIFVTAFSNLAVSAIRHYIPSSIRIIVQMTVIASLVIVVDQFLKAYLFDISKQLSVFVGLIITNCIVMGRAEGFAMKNGPAISFLDGIGNGIGYGMVLLVVAFFRELFGSGTLFGIEILPLTRNGGWYNPNNLMLLPPSAFFLIGFLIWAIRAFKPEQIEEA
- a CDS encoding Na(+)-translocating NADH-quinone reductase subunit C, producing the protein MQQRDSVFYTIAVAAVLCVVCSLAVSAAAVRLRPKQEANKLLDRQRNILDASGLAMGEFGLPANRLSRGQVADLYSRVSEALVDLSTGKYNTELNIEEYDPREAVDKPEMSIAIEDPEYDLGEQRREKVARVFFVKKPGDDRIQQVVLPVYGKGLWSTLYGYLALKSDLRTIEGLTFYEHGETPGLGGEVDNPAWKSEWSGQKLYDESGKPASLVFKGPAPPENPYAVDGLSGATITSRGVTNLIRYWASDDGYGPFLGQLKEQIAAESADSKPDQGDK